Proteins from a single region of Cryptococcus neoformans var. grubii H99 chromosome 5, complete sequence:
- a CDS encoding mitochondrial import inner membrane translocase subunit, with amino-acid sequence MAIFGLFGSSDTAPQEPSASAELFSSTTFRSNVVPSQPEAQGSSFIPDPPSQSAPAAAPPTPAPTALDAFGSAFDPAKLHPLAGLSENLDFLQLDEEKLNDLEGAASVLPSRGWTDDLCVGTGTTYLSGLAIGGTWGFKEGMSRPLGNNPSFKLRLNSILNGCTRRGSFMGNSLGVLAIFYNISNSSFDAIRGKHDALNAMAAAGLSGAIYKSTAGLRPALVGAGLGTAAAAGWSAFKNFV; translated from the exons ATGGCTATCTTCGGTCTCTTCGGAAGCTCCGATACTGCCCCTCAAGAACCCTCAGCCTCTGCTGAATTGTTCAGTTCCACAACTTTCAGATCAAACGTCGTCCCCTCCCAGCCAGAAGCCCAGGGgtcctccttcatccccgatcctccttctcagtCCGCTCCCGCAGCCGCTCCTCCCACACCCGCCCCAACAGCCCTTGATGCCTTTGGATCAGCGTTCGATCCCGCTAAACTCCACCCATTGGCTGGATTGAGTGAAAACCTGGATTTTTTACAGctcgatgaagaaaagtTGAACGACCTTGAAGGAGCGGCCAGTGTTTTGCCGAGTAGGGGCTGGACGGATGATCTCTGTGTTGGCACTGGAACAACTTATCTTTCTG GCTTGGCTATCGGTGGCACTTGGGGTTTTAAGGAAGGAATGTCAAGACCGCTGGGAAACAACCCCTCCTTCAAGCTTCGGCTGAACAGTATTCTTAACGGTTGTACGAGAAGGGGAAGTTTTATGGGCAATTCGCTTGGTGTTTTGG CTATCTTCTACAATAtttccaactcttcttttGACGCCATCAGGGGGAAGCATGATGCGCTTAATGCCATGGCTGCGGCGGGTTTGAGTGGAGCGATTTACAAGTCAACTG CCGGCTTACGACCCGCTCTTGTTGGCGCCGGTCTTGGAACAGCCGCTGCAGCTGGCTGGTCTGCTTTCAAGAACTTTGTGTAA
- a CDS encoding 3-deoxy-7-phosphoheptulonate synthase produces MSATPSPDRNRPLDDNKVTGYDPLIPPALLRHDLPVPPVASKTISASRRTTSSIVRGTDPLSRLVVVVGPCSIHDVDQAKEYASRLRKGVQEGRWPGLEVVMRVYFEKPRTTVGWKGLINDPDIDGSFKINKGLRMARELLCDINAMGMPVGCELLDTISPQFIADLISWGAIGARTTESQLHRELASGASFPIGFKNGTDGSVGVAIDAMQSASHPHCFMGINSQGMASIVRTSGNRDCHVILRGGTGGPNYAAEHVQKALSTMRSKNPDAFASIMVDCSHGNSSKNHLNQPKVAADVAAQIAAGEVGITGIMFESNLKGGKQSSDKGRDNLEYGVSITDACVDWEMTVDMLDNLNQASLARRALLESREANANGHLNGDAPAVKRLKADE; encoded by the exons ATGTCCGCtactccttctccagaCAGAAACAGACCCCTCGACGATAACAAGGTCACCGGC TATGAccctctcatccctccCGCCCTCCTTCGACATGACCTTCCCGTCCCTCCCGTTGCTTCCAAGACCATCTCCGCTTCTCGACGaaccacctcttccataGTGCGCGGTACTGATCCCCTTTCTCGATTGGTCGTCGTTGTCGGCCCTTGCAGTATCCACGATGTCGACCAGGCCAAGGAGTACGCCTCTAGACTGAGAAAGGGCGTGCAAGAGGGAAGGTGGCCTGGTTTGGAGGTCGTTATGAGGGTCTACTT TGAAAAGCCCAGAACGACTGTCGGGTGGAAGGGTCTCATCAATGACCCCGATATCGACGGTTCCTTCAAGATCAACAAGGGTCTGAGAATGGCAAGGGAGCTCTTGTGTGACATCAATGCTATGGGTATGCCCGTCGGTTGTGAGCTCCTTGACACTATTAG CCCTCAATTTATTGCCGACCTCATTAGTTGGGGTGCTATCGGTGCCCGGACCACCGAGTCTCAACTCCACCGAGAGCTCGCTTCCGGTGCTTCTTTCCCCATCGGTTTCAAGAACGGTACAGATGGTTCAGTCGGTGTTGCCATCGACGCCATGCAATCCGCCTCCCACCCTCACTGTTTCATGGGTATCAACTCTCAGGGCATGGCCAGTATCGTCAGGACTTCCGGCAACAGGGACTGCCATGTCATCTTGAGAGGTGGCACTGGTGGCCCTAACTATGCTGCTGAGCACGTGCAGAAAGCCCTTTCCACCATGCGTTCCAAGAACCCTGACGCCTTTGCTTCCATCATGGTCGACTGCTCTCACGGCAACTCCTCCAAGAACCACCTCAACCAGCCCAAGGTTGCCGCCGACGTTGCTGCTCAGATCGCTGCGGGCGAAGTCGGTATCACCGGTATCATGTTTGAGAGTAACTTGAAGGGCGGCAAGCAAAGCAGTGACAAGGGGAGAGACAACCTTGAGTACGGAGTGTCAATCACCGATG CCTGTGTCGATTGGGAAATGACCGTTGACATGCTTGACAACCTCAACCAGGCCTCTCTTGCCCGAAGAGCCCTTCTCGAATCCCGGGAAGCTAATGCCAACGGTCATCTCAATGGCGACGCTCCTGCTGTCAAGAGGCTGAAGGCTGACGAGTAA
- a CDS encoding protein SUS1, with the protein MSHVDVTVDEATINAIRQRMLETGDWERIQKLLRAHLEESGWVDDLKDLAEEKARAQDVPNLESLVKQISESAAGMVSDNVKRDVMLEIESVLDREVDQA; encoded by the exons ATGTCTCACGTTGATGTTACGGTCGATGAGGCTACGATCAACGCCATCCGTCAAAGAATGCTGGAAACAGGCGATTGGGAGCG AATACAAAAGCTACTGAGAGCACATTTAGAAGAGAGCGGATGGGTCGATGATCTTAAGGACCTTGCAGAAG AAAAAGCTCGGGCTCAGGATGTACCAAACCTCGAGAGCCTCGTCAAACAAATCAGTGAGAGCGCAGCTG GTATGGTAAGCGATAACGTCAAGCGTGACGTGATGCTCGAAATTGAAAGTGTGCTCGACCGTGAGGTTGATCAGGCATGA
- a CDS encoding ATP-dependent RNA helicase DOB1 yields MSAAAPSEPPLSASSLTVKQKKRSSKDKSGTPSPRPSKSARLDHEDGADDSMDVLEKGTDGQPRDPMEALEDGAMPKVEDEYEVQAEREVEAAKDFADVTAPGQEAKLKLVHQVRHQVAIPPDYPYIPINQHKRKDPPARTYKFELDPFQFVSTSCIERNESVLVSAHTSAGKTVVAEFAIATCLKEGRRVVYTSPIKALSNQKFREFTETFGDVGLMTGDVTINPEASCLVMTTEILRSMLYRGSEVMREVAWVVFDEVHYMRDKERGVVWEETIILLPHSVRYVFLSATIPNSMEFAEWICRTHEQPCHVVYTDFRPTPLQHYLFPAGSEGIYLVVDEKSNFRDDNFQKAMAALAQGQGEDPANPSGGKGKKGKTKKGGALKGETSDIYKIVQLIMRRNLNPVIIFAFSKRECEDLAMQMQKFDFNTPDEAATVAQVFESAIGSLSEDDKKLSQIEGILPLLKRGIGIHHGGLLPILKEVIEILFQEGLIKALFATETFSIGLNMPAKTVVFTSVRKFDGKDFRNLSGGEYIQMSGRAGRRGLDARGIVIMMCDEKIEPEAAKGMVKGQADRLDSAFHLGYNMIINLMRVEGVSPEYMLERCFFQFQNSMSVPVLEKQLKEAETEKDAIVIEREDEIEEYYDLRQQLKERGQDFQAVITHPAYCLRFLQAGRLVEIRDGDKDFGWGVVVAFNKVVNQRGRPPIWTDQDPPQKQYIVDVLTRVETGASIPRDRSASEISPPSGADKGEVAIIACSLSTVQSISQYRVNLPKDLRGQQEKNTAFRAVIEIKKRMPDGPPLLDPIKSMGISDKSFVDLVKKIALLENRLQALEITKSPELPRLYDLYDRKQKSIQSVKSLKRRINSVHDILQLEELKSRKRVLRRLGFTTADDVVEMKGRVACEISTGDELMLTEMMFGGTFGTLAPEQCAALLSCFVFQEKSEAKVRLKEELAAPLRTLQETAKRIAKVSNESGIAIVEDEYVQSFKVEMMDVVLQWCKGAKFSQICEMTDVFEGSIIRCFRRLQELIRQMGQAAHAIGNTELEEKFAKSMELLERPNTVVFNPSLYL; encoded by the exons AtgtccgccgccgccccAAGCGAACCGCCGCTCTCCGCCAGTAGTCTCACTGTAAAGCAGAAAAAGAGATCCTCAAAAGACAAGAGCGGTACTCCGTCCCCGCGGCCCAGCAAATCTGCTCGTCTCGATCACGAGGATGGCGCAGACGACTCTATGGACGTGTTGGAGAAAGGGACAGATGGGCAGCCTAGAGATCCCATGGAAGCCTTAGAAGACGGAGCAATGCCCAAAGTTGAAGACGAGTATGAGGTTCAAGCTGAaagagaggtggaggctgCAAAGGACTTTGCCGATGTCACTGCACCAGGACAGGAGGCCAAGTTGAAGCTTGTACACCAG GTCCGACATCAGGTTGCTATTCCTCCTGATTACCCCTACATTCCTATCAATCAGCACAAGCGCAAAGATCCTCCAGCCCGTACCTACAAATTTGAGCTGGACCCTTTCCAGTTTGTATCTACTTCGTGTATTGAAAGGAACGAGTCTGTCCTTGTATCCGCTCACACTTCAGCTGGTAAGACGGTGGTGGCTGAGTTTGCTATTGCGACATGtttgaaggaagggaggcgAGTTGTCTATACAAGTCCTATCAAA GCGTTGTCGAACCAAAAATTCAGAGAATTCACAGAAACATTCGGTGACGTTGGACTGATGACAGGTGATGTGACTATCAACCCAGAGGCATCATGCCTGGTTATGACCACTGAAATTTTACGCTCTATGCTGTATCGCGGTTCGGAAGTCATGCGAGAGGTTGCTTGGGTCGTTTTCGACGAGGTCCATTACATGCGAGACAAAG AACGTGGTGTCGTCTGGGAAGAGACCATTATTCTCCTTCCGCATTCTGTTCGCtacgtcttcctctcagcTACCATTCCCAACTCTATGGAGTTCGCCGAATGGATCTGTAGAACGCATGAACAGCCTTGTCATGTCGTTTACACCGATTTCCGACCGACTCCGCTCCAGCACTACCTTTTCCCAGCCGGCTCAGAAGGCATATATCTAGTGGTGGATGAAAAGAGCAATTTCAGGGACGACAATTTCCAGAAAGCAATGGCAGCCTTAGCGCAGggtcaaggagaagacccGGCCAATCCTAGTGGcggaaagggcaagaagggcaagaccAAGAAAGGCGGCGCATTAAAGGGCGAAACATCCGACATCTATAAAATTGTTCAACTTATCATGCGACGCAACCTCAACCCCGTTATCATTTTCGCGTTTTCGAAACGTGAATGTGAAGATCTTGCTATGCAAATGCAAAAATTCGATTTCAACACACCCGACGAAGCGGCTACCGTCGCACAGGTGTTTGAAAGCGCTATCGGTTCCTTGTCAGAGGACGACAAAAAACTTTCGCAAATCGAGGGCATATTGCCTTTACTCAAGAGGGGCATTGGAATTCACCACGGCGGATTGCTGCCTATTCTCAAGGAAGTGATAGAGATTTTGTTCCAGGAAGGTCTGATAAAGGCTTTGTTCGCAACTGAAACCTTTTCGATCGGTCTAAACATGCCCGCCAAAACAGTCGTATTCACGAGTGTGCGCAAATTCGACGGTAAAGATTTCAGAAACCTCTCTGGTGGT GAATATATCCAGATGTCTGGGCGAGCTGGGCGTCGTGGTCTCGATGCGCGGGGTATCGTCATCATGATGTGTGATGAAAAGATCGAACCCGAAGCAGCGAAGGGCATGGTTAAGGGCCAAGCGGACCGTCTGGATTCAGCTTTCCATCTTGGATACAATATGATCATCAATTTGATGAGAGTTGAAGGTGTCAGCCCTGAATACATGCTGGAAAGATGTTTCTTCCAATTCCAGAATTCTATGAGTGTACCAGTTTTGGAGAAAC AGTTGAAAGAGGCTGAGACCGAGAAGGACGCCATCGTGATTGAGCGCGAAGATGAAATCGAAGAGTATTACGATCTCCGACAACAACTCAAAGAACGTGGGCAAGATTTCCAGGCTGTCATCACACACCCCGCGTACTGTCTTCGCTTCCTTCAGGCCGGTAGGCTCGTTGAAATCCGCGATGGTGACAAGGATTTCGGATGGGGCGTTGTCGTCGCGTTTAACAAGGTCGTGAATCAAAGAGGTCGACCTCCAATTTGGACGGATCAGGATCCACCTCAGAAGCAATACATTGTCGATGTGCTTACTCGAGTCGAAACAGGAGCGTCCATCCCTCGAGACCGATCGGCGTCTGAGATTTCCCCTCCTTCAGGTGCTGATAAGGGTGAGGTCGCCATCATTGCTTGTTCCCTCTCCACTGTTCAGTCTATCAGCCAATACCGAGTCAACCTTCCAAAAGACTTGCGCGGTCAGCAAGAGAAGAACACTGCCTTTAGGGCAGTCATTGAGATCAAGAAGCGTATGCCTGACGGACCACCTTTGCTCGACCCGATCAAGAGTATGGGCATTTCGGATAAATCGTTTGTTGATTTagtcaagaagattgcACTATTGGAAAACCGACTTCAGGCTCTCGAAATCACAAAGTCTCCTGAGCTTCCACGTCTCTATGACCTGTATGACCGAAAGCAGAAGAGCATTCAGTCTGTCAAATCCTTGAAACGTCGCATTAATTCTGTGCATGATATCCTTCAGTTAGAAGAGCTCAAGTCTCGTAAACGAGTattgaggaggttgggTTTCACAACTGCCGATGACGTGGTGGAAATGAAGGGGCGTGTGGCGTGCGAGATTTCAACCGGAGATGAGTTGATGTTGACCGAGATGATGTTTGGAGGCACATTTGGTACACTAGCACCCGAACAGTGTGCAGCATTGCTGAGCTGTTTCGTCTTCCAAGAAAAGTCAGAAGCAAAGGTGAGGTTAAAGGAAGAGCTCGCTGCCCCGCTTCGTACTCTCCAGGAGACAGCCAAGAGAATAGCCAAGGTGTCAAACGAATCGGGTATCGCgattgttgaagatgagtATGTGCAGAGCTTCAAGGTGGAAATGATGGATGTAGTCTTGCAGTGGTGCAAAGGTGCCAAGTTCTCTCAAATCTGTGAA ATGACCGACGTCTTTGAAGGTTCCATTATACGGTGCTTTAGACGATTACAAGAACTAATCCGGCAAATGGGGCAAGCTGCACATGCGATCGGTAACACGGAACTGGAAGAAAAGTTTGCAAAGAGTATGGAGCTCCTTGAAAGGCCCAACACTGTCGTTTTCAATCCTTC ATTGTACTTGTAA
- a CDS encoding cell division cycle protein 37 — MPLNYSKWDMLELSDDSDIEEHPNVDKKSMIRWKQRDIHEKREARKLLISKLKSELSLNSVLRPRIETIISGLSSSGLDHYRAVQRRMKEDPSPEKPETGAPNQPTYDMMLSQLLSDVFREGAWLVEGGKVEGNGVLYNGKKVDDNTGLPDWATAEVPEGKKELLAEKLEQRLRWHVSELNRRDEQVKKEIEKEEGELKKKITSDDIHEGWSSSKIAPPKPSVWDETPKPKKGKKTEKVETIEVLNPKASSSAAPVAPATEDTDDEEDFGPLSPAGRAFAQIPLGDFEKSYDFIKNDSSVLSSSTHDSLLAEAFDAERRGDKSLAMRCVHQSLLVNYCRQLGKDGVGLFFQKMIQKNPKSITMFNEDFQRTYNRIATRTREILAEEAAAPSGEREQIQLVATDPNMTIAFNLPDGPPPEKILLEGEGVEELDMEQVRAWLQQKWDIFKSFPPRFQEALKTENLDKVNKVLGDMKVPEAEKIVELLQEGGMLSFSEKGVRDMTNQ, encoded by the exons ATGCCTCTCAACTACTCCAAGTGGGATATGCTCGAG CTCTCCGACGACTCGGACATTGAGGAGCACCCAAATGTCGACAAGAAGAGTATGATACG ATGGAAGCAAAGAGACATCCACGAAAAGCGTGAAGCCCGTAAACTCCTTATCTCCAAGCTCAAGTCCGAGCTTTCTCTCAACTCGGTCCTCCGGCCCCGTATCGAAACAATCATCTCTGgcctttcctcttctgggCTCGACCATTACCGCGCTGTACAGCGTCGAATGAAAGAGGATCCTTCTCCTGAGAAGCCTGAAACCGGTGCACCCAATCAGCCGACGTACGACATGATGCTTTCCCAGCTTTTGAGCGATGTCTTCCGCGAGGGCGCATGGCTCGTTGAAGGCGGCAAAGTCGAAGGAAACGGCGTACTCTACAATGGAAAGAAAGTGGATGATAACACCGGCCTTCCTGACTGGGCTACCGCAGAGGTGccggaaggaaagaaggagctTTTGGCTGAGAAACTCGAGCAAAGACTCAGATGGCATGTTTCCGAGCTGAACAGACGGGATGAACAGGTcaagaaagagattgagaaagaggaaggagaattgaaaaagaagatcaCCTCTGATGACATCCATGAGGGCTGGAGTAGTTCCAAGATCGCTCCCCCCAAACCTTCGGTGTGGGACGAGACAcccaagcccaagaagGGTAAGAAGACGGAAAAGGTTGAGACTATCGAGGTGTTGAATCCCAAGGCTAGC TCATCTGCCGCGCCAGTAGCTCCTGCCACGGAAGACAccgacgacgaagaagatttCGGTCCCCTCTCTCCTGCCGGGCGTGCATTTGCTCAGATTCCCCTTGGCGACTTTGAAAAGTCTTACGACTTTATCAAAAACGATTCTTCtgttctttcatcttcgaCTCACGATTCACTTCTCGCCGAAGCATTTGATGCAGAACGCAGAGGCGACAAGTCTCTAGCCATGCGTTGTGTCCACCAAAGCTTGTTAGTGAACTACTGCAGACAATTGGGCAAAGATGGTGTAGGGTTATTTTTCCAAAA AATGATTCAAAAAAATCCGAAATCTATCACAATGTTCAACGAAGATTTCCAACGCACATACAATCGCATTGCCACCCGCACACGCGAGATTCTTGCGGAAGAAGCTGCCGCTCCCTCTGGCGAACGCGAGCAGATTCAACTTGTTGCTACGGATCCCAACATGACCATTGCTTTCAATCTTCCTGATGGACCTCCCCCGGAGAAAATTCTCttggaaggcgaaggagtCGAAGAGCTTGATATGGAGCAAGTGCGAGCATGGTTGCAACAAAAGTGGGATATTTTCAAAAGCTTCCCCCCTCGATTCCAAGAAGCTCTTAAAACGGAGAATCTCGACAAGGTGAACAAGGTATTAGGAGATATGAAAGTCCCGGAGGCAGAGAAGATTGTAGAGTTGCTGCAAGAGGGCGGAATGCTCAGTTTCAGCGAGAAGGGTGTGCGAGATATGACAAATCAGTAG
- a CDS encoding phosphatidylinositol glycan, class P gives MSRTPPSSPIQPLSPLSPISPWPSIPSADECAHSASDAHGDALPNATDVYASIAILGTYLSFALYLFWATVPPEWEWTGWLPDREWTVIVPCWLMVIVLLAYWTYAALIIYNAPPSE, from the exons ATGTCCAGGACgccgccttcctctcccatACAGCCGCTTTCGCCCCTCAGCCCCATATCCCCATGGCCGTCCATTCCATCGGCAGATGAATGTGCGCATTCCGCCTCTGACGCGCATGGCGACGCCCTTCCCAACGCCACAGACGTCTACGCGAGTATCGCCATCCTAGGAACTTATTTGTCCTTCGCGCTGTACTTGTTCTGGGCCACGGTTCCCCCCGAATGGGAATGGACAGGATGGCTCCCGGACAG AGAATGGACTGTTATTGTGCCTTGCTGGCTGATGGTGATCGTCCTCCTTGCCTACTGGACGTATGCGGCCTTGATCATCTATAATGCCCCGCCATCGGAATAA
- a CDS encoding adenine phosphoribosyltransferase has product MSDVAHLKSLLGVHPDFPKKGITFLDIFPILRDPIAFESLITHFISHIFNTHKVKPDVIVGLDARGFLLGPVIAMRLGAAFVPVRKSGKLPGSVEVVKYEKEYGVDQFEMQAGAVAPGQKVVVIDDLIATGGSAAAAGELVKKAKGVTLEYLFIVGLPFLKGHEKLDAPVYSMIEAED; this is encoded by the exons ATGTCTGACGTAGCGCACCTCAAGTCTCTTCTCGGTGTCCACCCCGACTTCCCCAAGAAG GGCATCACCttccttgacatcttccCCATTCTTCGCGACCCTATCGCCTTTGAGAGCCTCATTACTCACTTCATTTCCCACATCTTCAACACTCACAAAGTGAAGCCCGATGTCATCGTGGGTCTTGATGCCCGAGGTTTCCTCCTTGGTCCCGTCATCGCTATGCGTTTGGGTGCTGCCTTTGTCCCTGTCAGGAAATCCGGCAAGTTGCCTGGTTCCGTGGAGGTTGTAAAGTATGAGAAGGAGTACGGAGTGGACCAGTTTGAAATGCAGGCTGGTGCCGTTGCCCCCGGGCAAAAAGTCGTCGTCATTGA TGACTTGATTGCGACAGGTGGATCAGCCGCCGCTGCTGGAGAGCTTGTCAAGAAGGCTAAAGGTGTAACTCTTGAATACCTCTTCATTGTTGGCTTGCCCTTCCTCAAAGGCCATGAAAAGCTTGACGCTCCCGTTTACTCCATGATTGAGGCCGAGGACTAA
- a CDS encoding aspartyl-tRNA(Asn)/glutamyl-tRNA (Gln) amidotransferase subunit A: MRVTVRFNQAAVRHRTVPRTSATAPTPYSWVDAAPTTKADGPLSGMTIALKENISYSYAPTTCSSAILKDYRPPFDATCVSSLITAGAQIVGMTKMDEFGMGSLTTNLPPYYSPVYNPASPSSGEPLRSAGGSSGGSAAAVAEGSCHAALGTDTGGSVRLPASYCGVIGLKPSYGLISRRGVVAYGDSLDCVGVLAREVDAVERVFNVLSHPDDNDMTCASTRSRSQALSILKAHLATLPTTAGPLSGCRIGVPRQASLPSPYINTPRSLLSHLESLGATLHPVSLPSISKALPAYYVLASAEASSNLGRYGGSWFSGQAEKTLGKRTEESGIQRRIRIRSEGFGIEVKKRIMAGTHALSADEFNNTYLKALYIRRCLKKDYQAIFRIPHPLSPSPASPSSDGVDFVIHPTAICTAPAANPTGKSDGQKEATYIQDLLNVPASLAGLPAMSVPAGKGPDGWPIGVAITGQWGMEDLVFKLGRAIEEWNKMQSL; the protein is encoded by the exons ATGCGAGTAACCGTACGTTTCAACCAAGCCGCCGTACGCCATAGAACAGTTCCACGTACATCAGCAACAGCTCCCACACCTTACTCATGGGTGGACGCAGCTCCTACTACCAAAGCGGACG GCCCACTGTCAGGAATGACTATTGCCCTTAAAGAGAATATATCTTATTCATATGCACCTACCACGTGCTCTTCTGCAATATTAAAGGATTACCGGCCGCCGTTTGATGCTACATGCGTTTCGAGCCTGATAACAGCGGGGGCACAAATAGTTGGGATGACAAAGATGGATGAGTTCGGTATGGG CTCTTTGACTACCAATTTACCCCCGTATTATTCACCGGTATATAACCCAgcatcaccttcatctgGAGAGCCACTTCGGTCAGCTGGCGGAAGTTCAGGCGGATCAGCAGCTGCCGTAGCAGAAGGCAGCTGTCACGC AGCTCTCGGCACAGACACGGGTGGATCAGTGCGTTTACCAGCTAGTTATTGCGGCGTGATCGGTCTTAAACCGTCATATGGGCTCATCAGTCG GAGAGGTGTAGTAGCGTACGGCGACTCTTTAGATTGTGTTGGTGTACTGGCGAGAGAAGTTGACGCAGTTGAACGGGTGTTCA ACGTTTTATCACATCCGGATGATAACGACATGACATGTGCATCTACTCGTTCACGCTCCCAGGCCCTATCCATTCTGAAGGCCCACCTTGCTACCCTGCCTACCACAGCTGGCCCTTTATCCGGTTGTCGCATCGGGGTCCCTAGGCAAGCTTCACTACCTTCTCCGTACATTAACACACCTCGTTCACTTCTCTCACACCTGGAGTCGCTTGGTGCGACTCTCCATCCAGTGTCATTACCATCTATCTCTAAAGCTTTGCCTGCCTACTACGTCCTCGCAAGTGCCGAAGCGTCTAGCAATCTCGGAAGATATGGCGGGAGTTGGTTTTCAGGGCAAGCTGAGAAGACACTGGGAAAGAGAACGGAAGAAAGTGGGATTCAGAGAAGGATCAGAATCAGAAGCGAGGGGTTTGGGATAGaggtgaaaaagagaatTATGGCAGGAACGCATGCTTTGAGTGCAGA TGAATTTAACAACACGTACTTGAAAGCATTGTACATTCGTCGCTGCCTGAAAAAAGATTATCAAGCAATTTTCCGGATACCCCACCCTTTATCTCCTTCGCCGgcttcaccttcatccgATGGGGTAGACTTCGTTATTCATCCCACAGCAATCTGCACAGCACCCGCAGCTAATCCTACCGGAAAAAGCGATGGTCAAAAAGAGGCGACTTATATCCAGGATCTGCTCAACGTTCCCGCCTCACTTGCGGGCTTGCCGGCCATGTCTGTTCCCGCCGGTAAAGGTCCCGATGGGTGGCCAATAGGTGTTGCGATCACTGGACAGTGGGGCATGGAAGATCTGGTCTTCAAATTGGGGAGAGCCATCGAAGAGTGGAACAAAATGCAGTCGCTATAA
- a CDS encoding ribose-5-phosphate isomerase yields the protein MPSPAVDLLKQKTANLPNAPIGVVAGNTFIPPTQPVTAGNQLPTSVPLPVLPAVEAAKRLAAYAAVDRHIALEHKVIGIGSGSTVPYVVDRILAQGFEANKDRVFLPTGFQSKELIVKAGLTLGDVDQYARIDVTIDGADEVDNALNSIKGGGACQLREKVLAEAADTWVIVADFRKNSEVLGTTWTKGIPIEVVPFAYAKVLTNLAHMGSPHVLPSGQAGLSLRMGKMKAGPVVTDNGNFIIDAPFAEELMRKPEELLHEIKMLTGVVEVGLFCGMAKAAYFGNEDGSVTIRSDDGTVSQL from the exons ATGCCCTCTCCGGCCGTAGACCTCCTCAAGCAAAAGACAGCAAACCTGCCGAATGCCCCTATCGGCGTCGTCGCTGGCAACACC TTTATCCCGCCTACTCAGCCTGTGACGGCTGGAAACCAGCTACCTACATCTGTCCCTCTCCCTGTCTTGCCTGCAGTTGAAGCTGCCAAACGTTTGGCAGCCTATGCCGCTGTGGACCGACACATCGCACTTGAGCACAAG GTCATTGGTATTGGATCAGGATCCACTGTCCCCTACGTTGTGGACAGGATACTTGCTCAAGGGTTTGAAGCCAATAAAGACCGGGTTTTCCTTCCTACCGGATTCCAGTCTAAGGAACTTATCGTTAAAGCCGGCTTGACTTTGGGCGACGTCGATCAGTATGCCCGAATCGATGTGACCATTGATGGTGCCGATGA GGTTGACAACGCGCTCAACTCCATAAAGGGCGGTGGCGCTTGTCAACTTCGTGAAAAGGTCCTCGCAGAAGCCGCTGATACGTGGGTCATCGTGGCCGATTTCCGCAAGAACTCTGAAGTCCTCGGTACAACT TGGACTAAAGGAATTCCTATCGAAGTCGTTCCCTTTGCTTACGCCAAAGTCCTCACCAACCTCGCGCACATGGGATCCCCACATGTTCTTCCCAGCGGTCAGGCAGGTCTCAGCTTGCGTATGGGTAAGATGAAGGCTGGACCTGTGGTCACCGATAATGGAAATTTTATCATTGATGCTCCCTTTGCTGAGGAGTTGATGCGAAAGCCTGAAGAG CTGTTGCATGAAATTAAAATGTTGACCGGTGTCGTCGAAGTCGGACTTTTCTGTGGCATGGCCAAGGCTGCGTACTTTGGTAACGAG GATGGCTCCGTTACAATCCGTTCTGATGACGGTACCGTTTCTCAGCTGTAA